The sequence below is a genomic window from Oscillospiraceae bacterium.
CGCGGGGGCCTCGCCCTTGATGCGGCAGGCGTTGTAGAAGCGGTGGAAGTCCCCGGCCAGCGCGGCCAGGTAGCGGTTGATGCGGGAGGGGTCGTAGTCCCGGGCGGCCAGGTGGATCTCCTCCGGGAACTGGGCCAGGGTCTTGATCAGGGCCAGCTCCTCGGGCGCGGACAGCAGCGCGGCGTCCACCGCCCCGGCGGCGGGGACGGACGCCCCCTCCTCCGCCAGGCGGGCGGCCAGGGAGCAGATCCGGGCGTGGGCGTACTGCACGTAGTACACCGGGTTCTCGCTGTCCTCCCGCACCGCCAGGTCCAGGTCGAAGTCCAGGGGGCTGGTGGAGGAGCGGGAGTTGAAGAAGTAGCGGGCGGCGTCCACGGGGATCTCGTCCAGCAGGTCGTGCAGGGCGATGGCCTTGCCCGAGCGCTTGGACATACGCACCGGCTTGCCGTCCTGCAGCAGGTTGACCAGCTGCATCAGCACCACCACCAGCCGGTGGGAGCCGTCCAGCCCCAGCCCGTCCAGGGCGGCCTGGAGCCGGGCCACGTGGCCGTGGTGATCCGCGCCCCAGATATTGACGGCCTTTTGAAAGCCCCGCTGCTCCAGCTTGTTGCGGTGGTAGGCGATGTCGGCGGCGAAGTAGGTGTAGAACCCGTTGGCCCGGCGCAGCACGTCGTCCTTCAGGTCCAGCTTGTCCGCCTGCTCCTGGGTCTTGCCCTCTGCCATGTACTTTTTCTTGAGCAGCTCGGTGGTGTTGAGCCACAGGGCCCCGTCCTTCTCGTAGGTCCAGCCCCTCTCGGTGAGCATGGCCACCGTGTCGTGGACGTAGCCGCTCTCGTGGAGCTGGGACTCGAAGAACCACTCGTCGTACTCGATCTTGTAGCGGCGCAGATCCGCCTTCATGTTGGGGATGTTGGTCTTCAGGCCGAACTGGGCCAGGGCCTCCAGGCGCTCGTCCTCCGGCTTGTCCCGGAAGCTGTCGCCGTAGGCGTCGTAAAACGCCTGGGCCAGCTCCCGGATGTCGTCGCCGTGGTAGCCGCTCTCCGGGAATTCAAACTGCTCCTCGCCCAGCAGCAGCTGCATGTAGCGGGCGTTGATGGACTCGGCGAACTTGTGGATCTGGTTGCCCGCGTCGTTGACGTAGAACTCCTTCCAGGTGTCGTACCCGTCCCGGGCGAGCACATTGGCCAGGGTGTCCCCCAGCACGCCGCCCCGGGCGTTGCCCATGTGCATGGGCCCGGTGGGGTTGGCGGAGACGAACTCCACCATCACCCGCTCGCCCCTGCCCTCGCCGCTGCCGCCGTAGGCCGCACCCTCGCCCTCGACGTCGGCGAGCACGTCGCCGTACCACTTGGCGCCCAGGGTGAAGTTCAGAAAGCCGGGGCCCGCGATCTCCGCCCGCTCGAACCAGGAGCCGTCCAGCTCCAGGTTGTCCAGGATAATCTGGGCGATGGCCCGGGGGGCCATGTGCAGCGCCTTGGCCCCCGCCATGGCGAAGGAGGAGGCGTAGTCGCCGTGGGTTACGTCCTTGGGGATCTCAACGCCGCCCCTGACCTCCTGCCCGGCGGGCAGCGCGCCCGCGGCGGCGGCCTTCTCGTAGGCGGCCTGGGTCAGCGCGGCCACCTGCGCGCGGGCCGCCTGAATCAAATTCGACATAGTTCCATCACCTTTTCGTCTGTTATAAATAGAGGCGCGATGTTTAAGGGGTGCGGCGCATAGTGGCGGCGGGGGCAAGCCCCCGCCCTACTGCATCAGGATCGGGCGCTTTTTCTCCCGGACGTTGATCTGGAAGATATTACGCCCCGCGACCGCGTGGTCCAGCCCCCACGGCGCGGGCGCCGTGGGGAGCCCTTGTCATTTTAATCTGCGCGGGCGGAGTCGTCGTCGCGTGCTTCGTATCGTTCACCCTGCCAGAGGCAGGGCTCATTCACTGCGCCGCTTCTCCTCTCCCTACAAAGCCCGTAGGGCTTTGTAGGGGCCCTATTTCCGCCCGGCATCAAGGTTTTGGCCTGCGGGCCAAAACGCTTGGCATCGAGCTGGCCGCCGCCCTACTGCATCAGGATCGGGCGCTTTTTCTCCCGGACGTTAATCTGGAAGATATTTCTGCCCGCCACGGCGTGGTCCAGCTCGATGGCGTAGTCGATCTCGATGTCCCCGCCGTCGGAACCCAGGTGAGAGCGCATTTTGCGGGTGTTGATGCCCACGGAGAGGGAGCCGTAGGGCGTGTCGTACATGGACAGGTGGCGCCTGCCCTCCTCAAACACCATCTGGGAGTTGACCTCCCCGATGCGCAGCAGGGTGATGCGGCCCTTCTCGATCTGGAAGGTGGTCAGGGTGCCCTCCAGGCCGGTGAGCTCGCTCTCCTGGTAGGTGAGGGTATAGCCGTCGTCCCCGTCGTCCTCCAGGCGGCCCTCGGTGACCAGCTCGATGGTCTCCTCCTCCGCGTCCTCGTAGGACTGCTGCCCTTTTATCGATATAATCACATTGTTGTCCATGGTAAAACCTCGTTTAAGAATCCAGAGTAGGAGGTATTATATCCCGAATACCCCCCGATGTAAAGGGGATTTCATTAATATTGGTTGATGTCGATCTGTGTCACGTCCTCCCCCACGTCCCGGCGCAGGAAGATGGAGGCCAGGCGGGAGAAATCCTCCACCCGGTCGCTGACGAAGTAGCGGCACACGCCCCCGGCGTCCCGGCCGGAGAGGGCGTTTTCCGCCTCCAGCCGCTCCCCCACGGCCCGGGCTCCCTCGGCCCCCGCGTCCACCAGCTTCACGCCGGGGCCCATGTAGGCGCCG
It includes:
- a CDS encoding arginine--tRNA ligase — encoded protein: MSNLIQAARAQVAALTQAAYEKAAAAGALPAGQEVRGGVEIPKDVTHGDYASSFAMAGAKALHMAPRAIAQIILDNLELDGSWFERAEIAGPGFLNFTLGAKWYGDVLADVEGEGAAYGGSGEGRGERVMVEFVSANPTGPMHMGNARGGVLGDTLANVLARDGYDTWKEFYVNDAGNQIHKFAESINARYMQLLLGEEQFEFPESGYHGDDIRELAQAFYDAYGDSFRDKPEDERLEALAQFGLKTNIPNMKADLRRYKIEYDEWFFESQLHESGYVHDTVAMLTERGWTYEKDGALWLNTTELLKKKYMAEGKTQEQADKLDLKDDVLRRANGFYTYFAADIAYHRNKLEQRGFQKAVNIWGADHHGHVARLQAALDGLGLDGSHRLVVVLMQLVNLLQDGKPVRMSKRSGKAIALHDLLDEIPVDAARYFFNSRSSTSPLDFDLDLAVREDSENPVYYVQYAHARICSLAARLAEEGASVPAAGAVDAALLSAPEELALIKTLAQFPEEIHLAARDYDPSRINRYLAALAGDFHRFYNACRIKGEAPALLAARLKLADTVRCVLANGLGLLGVTAPEKM